In Periplaneta americana isolate PAMFEO1 chromosome 3, P.americana_PAMFEO1_priV1, whole genome shotgun sequence, the following are encoded in one genomic region:
- the LOC138697035 gene encoding S-antigen protein-like, whose protein sequence is KIEAAEQRKREQAEKSKIEAPEQRKREQAEDRKIEVAEQRKREQAEESKIEAAEQRKREQAEESKIEAAEQRKREQAEDRKIEVAEQRKREQAEESKIEAAEQRKREQAEESKIEAAEQRKREQAEESKIEAAEQRKREQAEESKIEAAEQRKREQAEESKIEAAEQRKREQAEESKIEAAEQRKREQAEERKRGIAKERRWRGGSGIKERSGCRGGK, encoded by the coding sequence AAAATAGAGGCAGCAGAACAGCGCAAAAGAGAACAAGCAGAGAAGAGCAAAATTGAGGCACCAGAACAGCGGAAAAGAGAACAAGCAGAAGATCGCAAAATAGAGGTAGCAGAACAGCGCAAAAGAGAACAAGCAGAGGAGAGCAAAATAGAGGCAGCAGAACAGCGCAAAAGAGAACAAGCAGAGGAGAGCAAAATAGAGGCAGCAGAACAGCGCAAAAGAGAACAAGCAGAAGATCGCAAAATAGAGGTAGCAGAACAGCGCAAAAGAGAACAAGCAGAGGAGAGCAAAATAGAGGCAGCAGAACAGCGCAAAAGAGAACAAGCAGAGGAGAGCAAAATAGAGGCAGCAGAACAGCGCAAAAGAGAACAAGCAGAGGAGAGCAAAATAGAGGCAGCAGAACAGCGCAAAAGAGAACAAGCAGAGGAGAGCAAAATAGAGGCAGCAGAACAGCGCAAAAGAGAACAAGCAGAGGAGAGCAAAATAGAGGCAGCAGAACAGCGCAAAAGAGAACAAGCAGAGGAGAGCAAAATAGAGGCAGCAGAACAGCGCAAAAGAGAGCAAGCAGAGGAGCGCAAAAGAGGAATAGCAAAGGAACGGCGCTGGAGGGGCGGAAGTGGTATCAAGGAGAGAAGCGGCTGCAGAGGGGGAAAGTAA